From the genome of Gryllotalpicola protaetiae:
CCTGAGCCGCGAGCTGTCGCTGCTCGCCGACGTGTTCGCCTACCGACTCGACGACCTCGAGACCTTCCAGCTCAACGCGGCGGCGGCAGCGTTCCTGCCGATCGAGGAGCGCGAGGAGCTCATCGACCGCATCGCCGCCGGCTTCGACGCTGTGTAGAAGTCACGCCGAGCTTCGCTAAAATCGACATCATGCCGCTGCCCGACGTGCCCGACCACGCCATCGAGTTCAACGCGGTGGCCGCCGACTGGCGCGCCGCGGTGCGCCTGGCCGGTGCGGCGCTCGTGCGCGCCGGTGCCGCGACCGACGCCTACACCGAGCGCATGATCGCCGTCGTCGACGAGTTCGGCGCCTACATCGTCGTCGCGCCCGGGCTCGCCCTCGCGCATGCGCGCCCCGGCCCCGACGTGCGCCGCGACGGCATCTCGGTCGTCACACTCGCCGAGCCGGTCGCCTTCGGGCACGCCCACAACGACCCGGTCTCGGTCGTCGTCGGCATCGCGAGCGTGAGCCCCGACACGCACGTCAGCCTGGTCGCCGACATCGCGAACGTGTTCAACGACCCCCGGGCGATCCCGGCACTGCGCGCAGCGACGGCGGCCGAAGAGGTGCGCGCGATCCTCCGCGGCTGACGGGCGCGCACAAAGGCGGAGATCGTCGCGATCTCGAGCCGCAGTCGGCGGCCTGCACGGTTCGTCGCGCAGCTCTGCCGCTTTGTGCGTGCTACGTCGCCAGCAGCTCGCGCAGCGCGGCGTCGAGCGCCGCGACCTTCGCGGCGGCATCCGCCCGCGAATCCCCGCGCACGTCGAGATAGACCTTCAGCTTCGGCTCGGTGCCGCTCGGCCTGATCATGACGCGCGCGCCGTCCGCGGTCACGATGCGCAGGATGTTGTCGACCGGCAGGCCGGGGATGCCCGTCGCGAGGTCGTCGAACGACGCGACTGCGACGGTGCCGAGCACCCGTGGCGGCTCGGCGCGCAACCGGTCCATGATGCGCCCGCGCTCGGAGAGGTCGGTGACCCGTAGCGAGATCTGCCCGCTCGAGTAGTGCCCGATCTCGGCGCCGATCGCCTCGAGCTGGTCGGCGATGGTCCGCCCGGCCGCTTTCCAGCGCAGCGCGAGGGCGAGGAAGCGGGCTGCCGCCGAGATGCCGTCCTTGTCGCGCACGGTCTCGGGGTTCACGAGGTAGCCGAGCGCCTCCTCATAGCCGAAGAGCAGGCCGGGGGCGCGCGAGATCCACTTGAAGCCGGTGAGCGTGTCGACGTAGTCGAGCCCGAAGTGCGCCGCGATCGCCCGCAGCGCGGGGGAGGAGACGATGGATGCCGCGAGCACCCCTGGCACGTGGTGGGCGCCGTGCCGCGCCCCGGCCTCTCCCTCTGCGGCGGCCCAGCCGAGCAGCGTGCCGACCTCGTTGCCCGACAGGCGCCGCCAGCCGCCGTCGGCTGAGGCATCCGGAATCGCCACCGCGAACCGGTCGGCGTCCGGATCGTTCGCGATGATCAGCTCAGCGCTCTGCTCGCGCGCGGTCCGCACGGCGAGATCGAGCGCGCCCGGCTCCTCGGGGTTCGGGAACGACACCGTCGGGAAGTCCGGGTCCGGCTCCTGCTGGGCGGCGACGCTGAGCGGCAGCGGCAGGCCCGCGGCCTCGAAGACGCGCGACGCGGTGTCCCACCCGACGCCGTGCATGGCGGTGTAGACGACGTCGAGCCCGACGCCCTCCGGCAGGGCACCTGCGACGGCGGCCGTCGCCGCGACATATGCGTAGACCAGCGACTCGTCGGCCAGCTCGAACGCGTCGGACCGCGGCAGCGCGGTGATCGGCCCCGCCGCGGCGACCGCGGCGATGTGCGCAGCGATCTCGGCGTCGGCCGGCGGCACGATCTGCGAGCCGTGGTCGTCGCCGCCGAGGTACACCTTGTAGCCGTTGTCGCGTGCCGGGTTGTGCGACGCCGTCACCATCACGCCGGCCGATGCGCCGAGATGGCGCACGGCGTAGGCGAGCACGGGGGTCGGCAGCAGACGAGGCAGCAGGATGGCTCGCACTCCCGCGCCGGCGAAGATCGCGGCGGAGTCCTCGGCGAACACGCGCGAGTTCTTGCGGCCGTCATAGCCGATGACGACGGATGCCTGCCCGCCGTACTTCTCGACCAGGTAGGCGGCGAGCCCCGCCGCCGCCTGGGTCACGAGCACGCGGTTCATGCGGTTCGAGCCGGCGGCGAGCTCGCCGCGCAGGCCGGCCGTGCCGAAGGCGAGACGCTCGTCGAAGCGGTTGTGCAGCTCGGCGACGGCAGTCTCTTCGCCGGCGGCTGCGCGCGCGATCAGGGTCTCGAGCTCTGCGTGCGTCTCGGCGTCAGGGTCCTGCGCGGCCCACGCGCGGGCGGCGTCGAGAACGGCATCCACCCGCGGATCGCTCACAGCAGCCCCACGATCTTGGCGAGCAGCGCCGAGATCACGGGCTCTGCCGTCTGCCCCGCCTCGATGACCTCGGCGTGCGAGAGCGGCGTCGGCGAGATGCCGGCGGCGAGATTCGTGATGAGCGACAGCCCGATCACCTCGAGCCCCGCCTGGCGCGCTGCGATCGCCTCGAGCGCGGTCGACATGCCGACGATGTGGCCGCCGATGGTCTTCGCGAACTGCACCTCGGCCGGCGTCTCGTAGTGCGGCCCGCGGAACTGCACGTACACGCCCTCGTCGAGGCTCGCATCGACGGTCTTCGCGAGCTCGCGCAGCCGCTTCGAGTACAGGTCGGTCAGGTCGATGAAGGTCGCGCCCTCGAGCGGGCTCGACGCGGTCAGGTTGATGTGGTCGCTGATCAGCACCGGAGTGCCGGCCTGCCAGTGCGGCTTGATTCCGCCTGCGCCGTTGGTGAGGACCATGACGGATGCCCCGGCCGCGGCCGCCGTGCGCACCGAGTGCACCACGTGCCGCACCCCGTGGCCCTCATAGAAGTGCGTGCGCGCCCCGATGACGAGCGCGTGCTTGCCGTTCGGCAGTGCGATCGAGCGCAGGGTGCCCACGTGGCCCGCGAGCGCCGGCTTGCGGAATCCGATCACCTCTGTGGCCGGGATTGTCGCGACCGTCTCGCCGATCAGGTCGGCGGCCTTGCCCCAGCCGCTGCCGAGGGTGAGGGCGATGTCGTGCTTCGCGACGCCGGTCTTCTCGGCGATCTGCGCGGCGGCCTGCCGAGCGATGTCGAACGGGTCGGTCTCGGGCAGGTCAAGAATCGAGGCTTCGGCCATGTCTGGAGTTTATTGCGCACCATCGGACACCTGTGCGTAACCCGGCGTGCGGCACACTGGTCACTATGGCCTTCGAGTTCGAGCGGAAGCAGCGGATCACGATCGTGGGCGGCGGCCCCGGCGGCTATGAGGCGGCGCTCGCCGGCGCTCAACTCGGCGCCGACGTCACCGTCATCGAGCGGTCGGGCATCGGTGGTTCGGCCGTCATCACCGACGTGGTGCCGTCGAAGACGCTGATCGCGACCGCAGAGGCGGCCAAGGGCATCCCCGACGCGGTCGGCCTCGGCGTGCAGTTCTTCACCCGCGGCGAGGATCTGCGACCCCACCGGCCGGAGGTCGCCGTCAACCTGGCCGCGGTCAACAAGCGCATTCTCGGCCTCGCGCGTCAGCAGGGCGAGGACATGCGCAGCGAGCTGGTGCGTGCGGGAGTCACCATCATCGACGGCGTCGGCCGCCTCGACGGCGAACACACGGTCGTCGCCTCAACCGGCACCGGCCGCGGCAGCACCGACTTCGACCGCATCGAGGCCGACACGATCGTGCTGGCGACGGGGGCGAGCCCGCGCGAGCTGCCGACGGCGAAGCCCGACGGCGAGCGCATCTTCACGTGGACCCAGCTGTATACGCTGAAGGCCCTGCCCGAGCACCTCATCGTGGTCGGCTCAGGCGTCACGGGCGCCGAGTTCGCCTCGGCCTACATGAACCTCGGTGCGAAGGTCACGCTGATCTCGAGCCGCGACCAGGTGCTGCCGGGTGAGGACTCGGACGCGGCCCGCATCCTCGAGGACGTCTTCACCCGCGGCGGCATGGACGTGATGTCCAAGTCGCGCGCCGACAAGGTCGAGCGAACGGATGACGGGGTGCTCGTCACCCTCTCAGACGGCCGCACCGTCGAGGGCTCGCACTGCCTCATGGCGGTCGGGTCGATTCCGAACACGGCGGGCATCGGCCTCGAGGAGGCCGGCGTGCAGCTGACGCAGACCGGGCATATCCGCGTGAACCGCGTGGCGCGCACCTCGGTGCCGAACATCTACGCGGCTGGGGACTGCAGCGACGTGCTGCCGCTGGCATCCGTCGCCTTCATGCAGGGTCGCACCGCGGTCTTCCACGCCATGGGCGACGCG
Proteins encoded in this window:
- a CDS encoding PTS sugar transporter subunit IIA, which translates into the protein MPLPDVPDHAIEFNAVAADWRAAVRLAGAALVRAGAATDAYTERMIAVVDEFGAYIVVAPGLALAHARPGPDVRRDGISVVTLAEPVAFGHAHNDPVSVVVGIASVSPDTHVSLVADIANVFNDPRAIPALRAATAAEEVRAILRG
- a CDS encoding phospho-sugar mutase, translated to MSDPRVDAVLDAARAWAAQDPDAETHAELETLIARAAAGEETAVAELHNRFDERLAFGTAGLRGELAAGSNRMNRVLVTQAAAGLAAYLVEKYGGQASVVIGYDGRKNSRVFAEDSAAIFAGAGVRAILLPRLLPTPVLAYAVRHLGASAGVMVTASHNPARDNGYKVYLGGDDHGSQIVPPADAEIAAHIAAVAAAGPITALPRSDAFELADESLVYAYVAATAAVAGALPEGVGLDVVYTAMHGVGWDTASRVFEAAGLPLPLSVAAQQEPDPDFPTVSFPNPEEPGALDLAVRTAREQSAELIIANDPDADRFAVAIPDASADGGWRRLSGNEVGTLLGWAAAEGEAGARHGAHHVPGVLAASIVSSPALRAIAAHFGLDYVDTLTGFKWISRAPGLLFGYEEALGYLVNPETVRDKDGISAAARFLALALRWKAAGRTIADQLEAIGAEIGHYSSGQISLRVTDLSERGRIMDRLRAEPPRVLGTVAVASFDDLATGIPGLPVDNILRIVTADGARVMIRPSGTEPKLKVYLDVRGDSRADAAAKVAALDAALRELLAT
- a CDS encoding purine-nucleoside phosphorylase translates to MAEASILDLPETDPFDIARQAAAQIAEKTGVAKHDIALTLGSGWGKAADLIGETVATIPATEVIGFRKPALAGHVGTLRSIALPNGKHALVIGARTHFYEGHGVRHVVHSVRTAAAAGASVMVLTNGAGGIKPHWQAGTPVLISDHINLTASSPLEGATFIDLTDLYSKRLRELAKTVDASLDEGVYVQFRGPHYETPAEVQFAKTIGGHIVGMSTALEAIAARQAGLEVIGLSLITNLAAGISPTPLSHAEVIEAGQTAEPVISALLAKIVGLL
- a CDS encoding NAD(P)H-quinone dehydrogenase, producing MAFEFERKQRITIVGGGPGGYEAALAGAQLGADVTVIERSGIGGSAVITDVVPSKTLIATAEAAKGIPDAVGLGVQFFTRGEDLRPHRPEVAVNLAAVNKRILGLARQQGEDMRSELVRAGVTIIDGVGRLDGEHTVVASTGTGRGSTDFDRIEADTIVLATGASPRELPTAKPDGERIFTWTQLYTLKALPEHLIVVGSGVTGAEFASAYMNLGAKVTLISSRDQVLPGEDSDAARILEDVFTRGGMDVMSKSRADKVERTDDGVLVTLSDGRTVEGSHCLMAVGSIPNTAGIGLEEAGVQLTQTGHIRVNRVARTSVPNIYAAGDCSDVLPLASVAFMQGRTAVFHAMGDAVNPIELRNVTSNIFTQPEIATVGWSQKQIEDGIAQGEIYKLPLQTNARAKMQNIKEGFVKIFARTGSGTVIGGVIVAPRASELIFPLALAVEHRLTVDDVAKAYAVFPSLSGAITDAARAMHIVG